In a single window of the Spirochaetota bacterium genome:
- the fusA gene encoding elongation factor G — translation MPFQKIRNIGIAAHIDAGKTTLTERMLYFTGTTRKIGEVHNGQATMDFMKQEQERGITIASASISCKWNEYQINIIDTPGHVDFTVEVERSLRVIDGMIALFCAVAGVEPQSETVWNQADRYKVPRIAFINKMDRIGANFHECLNQMDKYLDANPIALHIPIGSEDNFQGSIDIIRRKAIIFKDFNRIVMDVPAEYEEECERAREFLVEKLADYDEDIMELYVNEDETPADLLIKAAREATLKLLITPVFCGSAYKNKGVQVILDTIIDYLPSPIDVGAVIGMDINDINKSHARHPSTNDPFCALAFKLIHDPYVGQQTFIRIYSGELKTGMKVYNASKEKTERIGRILKIHAKEREDVSHASPGDIVALIGMKYTKTGDTLCDQSSPILLESIFIPPSVIELQVASDATNEAEKLGIALRKLDMEDPSFNVRVDGETNETIISGMGELHLEIIVDRLKSEFGVETITGAPSVAFRETITTESQAETKYVKQTGGKGQYAHCVMRVEPNAGKGFEFIDHIKGGVIPAEFIPSVERGVRSVLEDGVLVGFPIIDVRVVLLDGSFHSIDSSDMAFRTCGELCFKEAFNKAIPILLEPTMKIEINIPDDYIGDVIGDFNKRRGKIESMRRFRKGSQKISGFVPLLEMFGYATQLRNLSSGRANYSMEFDKYLPLDREIQEETIRLLKEKKLKRVG, via the coding sequence ATGCCGTTTCAAAAAATTAGAAACATAGGAATAGCTGCACATATAGATGCGGGAAAGACCACACTAACAGAAAGGATGTTATATTTTACCGGAACAACTAGAAAGATAGGGGAGGTGCATAACGGCCAAGCAACAATGGATTTCATGAAACAGGAACAAGAGAGGGGGATTACAATAGCCTCTGCTTCTATTTCATGCAAATGGAATGAATACCAAATTAACATTATTGATACGCCAGGTCATGTTGACTTTACCGTTGAGGTTGAGCGATCTCTCAGGGTTATTGATGGCATGATAGCCCTCTTTTGTGCAGTTGCTGGTGTTGAGCCCCAGAGTGAAACCGTATGGAACCAGGCAGATAGATACAAGGTGCCAAGGATTGCCTTTATCAATAAGATGGACAGGATCGGTGCAAATTTTCATGAGTGCCTCAATCAGATGGATAAGTATCTCGATGCCAATCCAATCGCATTACACATTCCCATCGGCTCTGAGGATAATTTCCAAGGCTCAATTGATATAATTAGAAGAAAGGCGATTATTTTTAAGGATTTTAACAGGATTGTAATGGATGTCCCAGCAGAATACGAGGAAGAGTGCGAAAGGGCAAGAGAGTTTCTGGTCGAAAAATTGGCGGATTATGATGAAGACATTATGGAATTATATGTAAATGAAGATGAAACTCCTGCGGACCTTCTTATAAAAGCGGCGCGTGAGGCCACACTCAAGCTTTTGATTACGCCTGTTTTCTGCGGTTCAGCTTACAAGAATAAGGGTGTTCAAGTAATATTGGATACAATTATTGATTATCTTCCATCACCAATTGATGTGGGAGCTGTCATTGGTATGGATATTAATGATATAAATAAATCACATGCGAGGCACCCCTCTACTAATGATCCCTTTTGCGCCCTAGCATTTAAGCTGATTCATGATCCCTACGTGGGCCAGCAAACCTTTATACGGATATATTCAGGCGAGCTAAAAACCGGGATGAAGGTATATAACGCATCAAAGGAGAAAACCGAAAGAATTGGAAGAATACTTAAAATACACGCTAAAGAGAGGGAGGATGTTAGCCACGCATCGCCTGGCGACATTGTTGCCTTGATTGGGATGAAGTACACTAAAACAGGAGACACCCTATGTGACCAGAGTAGCCCCATTCTGCTTGAGTCAATCTTTATTCCACCATCTGTGATTGAACTTCAGGTAGCTTCTGATGCGACAAATGAAGCCGAGAAGCTGGGAATAGCCTTGAGAAAGCTGGACATGGAGGATCCGTCATTTAATGTCAGAGTAGACGGTGAAACTAATGAAACAATAATATCCGGAATGGGTGAACTGCACCTTGAGATAATTGTTGACAGGTTGAAGAGTGAATTTGGGGTTGAAACTATTACAGGCGCGCCTTCTGTTGCCTTTAGAGAAACCATAACAACTGAATCTCAGGCTGAAACAAAATATGTGAAGCAAACTGGAGGCAAGGGTCAATATGCTCATTGCGTAATGAGAGTGGAACCAAATGCTGGTAAGGGATTTGAGTTTATTGATCACATAAAGGGGGGAGTAATACCTGCAGAATTTATACCATCAGTGGAGAGGGGAGTCAGATCAGTATTGGAGGATGGAGTGCTTGTGGGATTCCCAATAATTGATGTAAGAGTAGTTCTTCTTGATGGAAGTTTTCATTCCATAGATTCATCAGATATGGCCTTTAGAACCTGCGGAGAGTTATGCTTCAAGGAAGCATTCAATAAAGCCATCCCAATACTATTAGAACCGACGATGAAGATTGAAATAAATATTCCTGATGATTATATTGGAGATGTAATTGGGGATTTTAATAAACGTAGAGGCAAGATTGAATCGATGAGAAGGTTCAGGAAAGGCTCTCAGAAGATTAGTGGATTTGTGCCATTATTAGAGATGTTCGGTTATGCAACCCAACTAAGAAATCTTTCCAGTGGTAGAGCAAATTATTCTATGGAATTTGACAAATACCTACCCCTAGATAGAGAAATTCAAGAGGAAACAATAAGGTTATTAAAGGAGAAAAAACTTAAAAGGGTTGGATAA
- a CDS encoding citrate/2-methylcitrate synthase yields MDRNSDRITELILKASKKVHKETKGNHEPEFTKIVKWPVECIVGPGLEGAIACETNVGYVNGSKGSLIYWGYDIFDLCAYSSFEEVCYLLLHGHLPSTEQLDIFKNKLIQYRNTPNTTRLLMSFPVEKMNAMGALRLGTNLLRQEFTDVDQDLYVPNISESEIISADEDSIPMETPPRGEEHAIYEFKEGLDKTEYENNFHSAIGYESCYHLIAGVSTIAAAVKRLRHGNLPIEPDPELSHAANFLYMMNGRRPSPVEERIMDVSLILHADHGMNASTFAAMVVASTLSDIYFSVGSGISALNGPLHGGANEQVLKMLLEIGGAENVDSWFDKAREAKRRIMGFGHRVYKTYDPRARVLSPLAEYLAKGNKENLNLFSTAQKLEERVVSELGKEKKIFPNVDFYSGIVYSCLGIPIDMFTPIFAVSRVGGWTARVQEYLKNNRIFRPRAVYNGPFDKEYIPIDGRSSEELK; encoded by the coding sequence ATGGATAGGAATTCAGACAGAATTACTGAATTGATACTCAAAGCCAGCAAAAAGGTGCATAAGGAAACAAAGGGAAATCATGAGCCGGAATTTACTAAAATAGTTAAATGGCCTGTAGAGTGTATTGTTGGACCCGGGCTCGAAGGGGCCATTGCATGTGAAACGAATGTAGGGTATGTGAATGGTTCAAAGGGATCTTTGATTTATTGGGGTTATGATATATTTGATTTATGTGCATATTCCTCATTTGAGGAGGTATGCTATCTGCTTCTACATGGACATCTCCCCTCAACAGAGCAACTGGATATTTTCAAGAATAAACTTATTCAATATCGCAACACTCCTAATACTACACGATTGCTAATGAGTTTCCCGGTTGAAAAGATGAATGCAATGGGCGCTCTTCGACTTGGAACAAATCTTTTGCGTCAAGAATTTACTGATGTTGACCAGGATTTATATGTGCCAAACATTTCTGAATCAGAAATCATAAGCGCTGATGAGGATTCAATCCCAATGGAAACCCCTCCAAGGGGAGAAGAGCATGCAATCTATGAGTTTAAAGAAGGTCTTGACAAGACCGAGTATGAAAATAATTTTCATTCAGCCATTGGATATGAGTCATGCTATCATCTTATTGCCGGAGTTTCTACTATTGCTGCTGCTGTTAAAAGGCTTCGTCATGGAAATCTGCCGATTGAACCGGATCCTGAGCTTAGCCATGCAGCTAACTTCCTCTATATGATGAATGGACGGCGGCCAAGTCCAGTAGAAGAGCGAATTATGGATGTATCTCTTATACTTCATGCTGATCATGGAATGAATGCCAGCACTTTTGCCGCTATGGTCGTGGCTTCCACACTATCAGATATCTATTTCTCTGTGGGTTCGGGAATTTCCGCTCTTAATGGACCCCTTCATGGTGGTGCTAATGAGCAAGTGCTTAAGATGCTTCTTGAGATTGGCGGCGCTGAAAATGTTGATTCTTGGTTTGACAAAGCACGTGAGGCTAAACGGAGGATAATGGGATTCGGACATCGAGTGTATAAAACCTATGATCCAAGGGCAAGAGTGCTTTCACCCCTAGCGGAATATCTAGCCAAGGGCAACAAAGAGAATTTGAACCTGTTTTCTACTGCTCAGAAGTTGGAAGAAAGAGTGGTGTCAGAGTTGGGGAAAGAAAAAAAAATATTCCCAAATGTAGATTTTTATTCGGGTATAGTATATTCCTGTTTGGGAATTCCAATAGATATGTTTACTCCGATTTTTGCTGTAAGCCGTGTGGGAGGATGGACTGCAAGGGTGCAGGAATACCTAAAGAATAACCGAATATTCCGACCGCGTGCTGTATATAACGGTCCATTCGATAAAGAGTATATACCCATTGATGGGCGTAGTAGTGAAGAACTGAAATAG
- the ggt gene encoding gamma-glutamyltransferase produces MVVSAHPLASQVGIDILKRGGNAFDAAIAVQFALAVVYPRAGNIGGGGFMVYRTCKGKIGSLDFRERAPLLADSSLYLDKKGNVSKGLSRIGILSVAIPGTVDGMVKLHRKLASLPFHELLQPSIRLASSGFNITANQAKYFNKFREKFLKFNSPDCPLLTQDKWEQGDLLVQTQLAKTLQLIQKKGREGFYSGSTAKYIIAQVKRNSGIITSKDLAQYRSVWRTPVTTDYKEYRIITMPPPSSGGIALVQLLQGSDRVAIGRFQHNSAEAIHLMTELERRVFADRATYLGDPDYYNVPTPKLISSHYINNRFKGINASKKTPSEQIRKGYSRQIEHFETTHFSIVDQWTNAIAITTTLNGNFGSKIMVTGAGFFLNNEMDDFSIKPGVPNQFGLIGDLANSIEPGKRMLSSMTPTIVEKNDKLFLVLGSPGGPTIITSVYQILLNIVEYNMSLKEAVTAKRVHSQWQPDYIFLERGSASSIALIKLLLRGHIPLTYPFFSLSLGKVEAIQIMLNKTFVGVADSMRGVDDLALGY; encoded by the coding sequence ATGGTAGTGTCAGCCCACCCTCTGGCATCTCAAGTAGGCATAGATATTCTAAAGAGGGGTGGTAATGCATTTGATGCTGCAATTGCAGTACAGTTTGCACTGGCTGTGGTATATCCTCGGGCTGGGAATATTGGTGGTGGCGGTTTTATGGTATATCGTACATGCAAAGGTAAAATAGGATCGTTAGATTTTAGAGAGCGGGCTCCACTCTTAGCGGATTCCTCCCTCTATTTGGATAAAAAGGGCAATGTATCGAAGGGATTAAGTCGTATAGGAATTTTATCAGTTGCAATACCTGGCACAGTAGATGGAATGGTCAAGTTACACCGTAAGCTGGCATCCCTTCCCTTTCACGAGCTTTTGCAGCCATCCATAAGGCTTGCTTCATCAGGATTTAATATTACCGCTAATCAGGCCAAATATTTTAATAAGTTCAGAGAAAAATTTTTAAAGTTTAATTCGCCTGATTGTCCCCTGCTCACCCAGGATAAGTGGGAACAGGGCGATCTTTTGGTTCAAACTCAACTCGCCAAGACATTACAACTAATTCAAAAAAAGGGTAGAGAGGGATTTTATAGTGGTAGTACAGCGAAGTATATTATTGCTCAAGTGAAAAGGAACAGTGGAATAATAACGAGTAAGGATCTGGCGCAATATCGCTCTGTTTGGCGCACCCCTGTCACAACAGATTACAAAGAATACCGTATTATCACTATGCCTCCGCCCTCTAGTGGAGGAATTGCCCTTGTTCAGCTATTGCAGGGGTCAGATAGGGTTGCAATCGGTCGGTTTCAGCACAATAGCGCTGAAGCCATTCACCTTATGACAGAGCTTGAACGACGGGTGTTTGCAGATAGGGCAACCTATCTCGGTGATCCGGATTATTATAATGTTCCCACTCCAAAATTGATCAGTTCACACTATATTAACAATCGTTTTAAGGGGATCAACGCTTCAAAAAAGACTCCCTCAGAACAAATTAGGAAGGGTTACTCGCGGCAAATAGAGCATTTTGAAACTACACATTTTTCAATTGTAGATCAATGGACAAATGCTATTGCGATTACAACTACCCTAAATGGCAATTTCGGATCTAAAATAATGGTTACTGGGGCTGGGTTTTTTCTAAATAATGAAATGGATGATTTTAGCATTAAACCTGGTGTGCCCAATCAATTTGGCTTAATTGGAGACCTTGCCAATTCCATCGAACCCGGGAAAAGGATGCTGAGCAGCATGACACCCACAATTGTAGAAAAAAATGACAAACTTTTTCTTGTGTTAGGTTCACCGGGGGGACCCACCATTATCACAAGTGTATACCAAATATTACTAAATATTGTTGAATATAATATGAGTCTTAAAGAAGCAGTAACCGCAAAAAGAGTCCATTCCCAATGGCAACCGGACTACATCTTCCTTGAACGAGGTAGCGCCTCATCAATAGCGCTTATCAAGCTCCTATTGAGGGGGCACATCCCCCTTACATATCCTTTCTTTTCGTTATCCTTAGGAAAGGTTGAAGCGATCCAAATCATGCTTAATAAAACCTTTGTTGGTGTAGCAGATAGCATGCGCGGCGTGGATGATCTTGCTCTAGGTTATTAA
- a CDS encoding 4Fe-4S binding protein, which translates to MRYWRPPLDQDSIQVSKGKLIIIEERCKGCEFCIEYCPRDVLQMSSSFNIKGYHYPEVVDEKRCVNCHFCEAICPEFSIFSVEAKKK; encoded by the coding sequence ATGAGATATTGGAGACCCCCTCTCGATCAGGATAGCATTCAAGTTAGTAAAGGAAAACTAATAATCATTGAAGAGCGTTGCAAGGGTTGTGAGTTCTGTATTGAATATTGTCCTCGTGATGTTTTACAGATGTCATCATCCTTTAATATCAAGGGTTACCATTATCCAGAAGTCGTTGACGAGAAGAGATGTGTCAATTGCCATTTTTGCGAGGCAATTTGTCCAGAATTTTCCATATTTTCAGTTGAAGCCAAGAAGAAATAA
- a CDS encoding 2-oxoacid:acceptor oxidoreductase subunit alpha produces the protein MAGKSVMTGVYFMNGDEACAEGAIAAGCRFFGGYPITPATEVAERMAKRLPEVGGIYIQMEDEMASMAAILGASWGGKKAMTSTSGPGLSLMLENIGLGICTETPCVVCNVQRGGPSTGLPTLVSQADMMQARWGSHGHYEIIALTPSSPQEMFDFTIRAFNLSEEYRIPVLIMSDEVVGHMNERVVIPEENKIECINRKKPKVSPDRYLPFSPESDWIAPMACYGDGYSVHITGLTHDERGYPGMDADTQKQMLERLVNKIRNNANKIIDYNFFEMDDADIVVVAYGISSRSAKKAIFEARSNNIKVGLIKLNTVWPFPEEMIRDLSSSVRGMIMPEINYGQVVLELERCVGGRCPVTLVPHAGGSIIKPSAILKAIENM, from the coding sequence TTGGCAGGCAAGTCTGTAATGACAGGAGTATACTTTATGAATGGGGATGAAGCCTGTGCTGAAGGTGCTATTGCGGCAGGATGCCGTTTTTTTGGCGGTTATCCGATAACCCCTGCCACAGAGGTAGCAGAACGCATGGCGAAAAGGTTACCTGAGGTTGGTGGAATTTATATACAGATGGAAGATGAAATGGCTTCAATGGCTGCTATCCTTGGCGCAAGCTGGGGCGGCAAAAAGGCTATGACCAGCACCTCCGGTCCTGGTCTATCGCTTATGCTTGAGAATATTGGTCTGGGGATCTGTACTGAAACGCCTTGTGTTGTCTGCAATGTACAGCGTGGCGGACCTAGTACCGGACTCCCCACCCTTGTGTCTCAGGCTGATATGATGCAAGCAAGATGGGGATCTCACGGTCATTATGAGATAATTGCACTAACCCCCTCCTCTCCTCAGGAGATGTTCGACTTTACTATTAGGGCATTTAATCTCAGCGAAGAATACAGGATTCCGGTTCTAATTATGTCAGATGAAGTTGTTGGTCATATGAATGAGAGGGTAGTGATACCGGAGGAGAATAAAATTGAATGTATTAATCGAAAAAAGCCCAAGGTCTCTCCTGATAGATACCTGCCCTTTAGTCCTGAATCCGACTGGATAGCACCGATGGCATGTTACGGGGATGGTTACAGTGTGCATATCACAGGCTTAACGCATGATGAACGCGGCTATCCGGGTATGGACGCAGATACTCAAAAACAGATGTTGGAACGACTCGTTAACAAAATACGTAATAATGCCAATAAAATAATTGATTACAATTTTTTTGAAATGGATGATGCTGATATTGTTGTTGTCGCTTATGGAATTAGTTCCAGATCAGCAAAAAAGGCAATTTTTGAAGCCAGATCTAATAATATCAAGGTAGGACTTATAAAACTTAATACTGTCTGGCCCTTTCCTGAAGAGATGATAAGAGACCTATCAAGCAGTGTTCGTGGGATGATAATGCCGGAGATAAACTATGGACAGGTAGTTCTCGAACTTGAACGATGTGTAGGTGGTCGTTGCCCTGTCACCCTCGTGCCGCATGCAGGGGGATCAATAATTAAACCATCAGCAATTCTGAAGGCGATTGAAAATATGTAA